A genome region from Syntrophaceae bacterium includes the following:
- the cobT gene encoding nicotinate-nucleotide--dimethylbenzimidazole phosphoribosyltransferase: MGLLTETVQRISPQDADARRRARARLEQLTMPHWALGRLMNLAEDLAGMTGSLDPPVQEKAVVVMAGDHGVVAEGVSKYPSEVTPQMVLNFVRGGAGINALARQAGARVVVVDMGVAADLSALAASGKILSRRVGAGTKNIARGAAMSRPEALAAVEAGIAVALELAPSTDVFGTGDMGIGNTTPSSAVVAVMSGAPVREVTGRGTGIDDEQLEHKIEVIQRAIDVNRPDPRDGLDVLSKVGGFEIGGIAGLILGCASLRRPVLVDGFISTAGALIAQRLCPTAGDYMIAAHRSVERGHRVALAALGKEPLLDLDMRLGEGTGAALAMNLVEAAVAVLTEVATFEEASVSKADR; this comes from the coding sequence ATGGGTCTGTTGACCGAAACCGTGCAGAGGATCTCACCCCAGGATGCCGACGCCCGAAGGCGCGCCCGCGCGCGGCTCGAGCAGCTCACGATGCCGCACTGGGCCCTGGGGCGCCTGATGAACCTCGCCGAGGACCTGGCGGGGATGACGGGCTCGCTCGATCCTCCCGTGCAGGAGAAGGCCGTGGTCGTGATGGCGGGCGATCACGGGGTCGTCGCCGAAGGGGTGAGCAAGTACCCAAGCGAGGTGACGCCCCAGATGGTCCTGAACTTCGTCCGCGGCGGCGCGGGCATCAACGCCCTCGCGCGGCAGGCGGGCGCCCGCGTCGTCGTGGTGGACATGGGGGTTGCGGCCGACCTGTCGGCCCTGGCCGCATCGGGGAAGATCCTCTCGCGGCGGGTCGGCGCAGGGACGAAGAACATCGCCCGGGGAGCCGCCATGAGCCGCCCGGAGGCGCTCGCGGCGGTGGAGGCGGGGATTGCCGTGGCCCTCGAGCTCGCGCCGTCGACGGACGTGTTCGGCACGGGCGACATGGGAATCGGGAACACGACCCCTTCCAGCGCCGTCGTGGCCGTGATGAGCGGCGCCCCCGTCCGGGAAGTCACGGGACGGGGGACGGGAATCGACGACGAGCAGCTGGAGCACAAGATCGAGGTCATCCAGCGGGCCATCGACGTGAACCGCCCGGACCCGAGGGACGGACTTGACGTGCTCTCGAAGGTGGGCGGGTTCGAAATCGGCGGCATCGCCGGCCTCATCCTGGGCTGCGCCTCGCTGCGCAGGCCCGTCCTGGTGGACGGCTTCATCTCCACGGCCGGGGCGCTGATCGCCCAGCGTCTCTGCCCCACGGCAGGCGACTACATGATCGCCGCGCACCGCAGCGTCGAGCGGGGGCATCGCGTGGCCCTGGCGGCTTTGGGGAAGGAGCCCCTTCTGGACCTGGACATGCGCCTCGGCGAAGGCACGGGCGCAGCCCTGGCGATGAACCTCGTCGAGGCGGCCGTCGCTGTTCTCACGGAGGTGGCCACGTTCGAGGAGGCGTCGGTTTCAAAGGCGGACCGGTGA
- a CDS encoding TonB family protein has protein sequence MVGILNNRNSFRSAVLASAILHAVVIAAVLATAVNTAPRLLTGDGDGILHVSLVSGPGTGGEHAAPVSARPPRQVPVRELSMPAAAVQETRPETVTREEGRIELASVGIPEAGMLSAKASRAGAETAGGGSAASTAAGGSPSGVGDSKGGDVTIAWPRYGENARPHYPEAARMRGYEGVVLLSAEVRADGRVGEVRILKSCGYDMLDRSALDAVRRWKFEPGRRMGVPVAMWVDVPVRFVLRD, from the coding sequence ATGGTCGGCATCCTCAACAACAGGAACTCATTCCGGTCAGCCGTGCTGGCATCGGCGATCCTGCATGCCGTCGTGATCGCGGCGGTCCTGGCCACGGCGGTCAACACGGCCCCCAGGCTGCTCACGGGCGATGGGGACGGGATTCTCCACGTCTCTCTCGTCTCCGGGCCCGGCACAGGGGGAGAGCATGCGGCCCCGGTTTCCGCCCGGCCTCCGAGGCAGGTCCCTGTCCGGGAGTTGAGCATGCCTGCCGCTGCAGTGCAGGAGACCCGCCCGGAAACCGTCACCCGCGAGGAGGGGCGGATCGAACTCGCGTCCGTCGGCATCCCGGAGGCCGGCATGCTCTCGGCAAAGGCCTCCCGCGCCGGTGCGGAGACCGCCGGCGGCGGATCTGCCGCAAGCACGGCGGCAGGGGGCAGCCCGTCCGGCGTCGGCGACAGCAAGGGGGGCGACGTGACCATCGCCTGGCCGCGCTACGGCGAAAACGCCCGTCCGCACTACCCGGAAGCGGCCCGGATGAGAGGCTACGAGGGCGTGGTCCTTCTGTCGGCGGAGGTCCGCGCCGACGGCCGCGTGGGGGAGGTGCGAATCCTGAAGTCCTGCGGGTACGACATGCTCGACCGCTCCGCCCTCGACGCCGTGCGGCGATGGAAATTCGAGCCGGGCAGGCGAATGGGGGTCCCCGTGGCCATGTGGGTCGACGTGCCCGTCCGCTTCGTCCTGAGAGACTGA
- a CDS encoding heme ABC transporter ATP-binding protein — MAVIRADHMGFRYGSNGWVLRDISLEVQQGDFIGIIGPNGSGKTTLLRLLDGLLIPQEGCVHLDGIPVGRMKRDAVARTIAVVPQDSTMVFPFTVHEVVLMGRAPHLRRWEFERERDLQIVRRAMERTDTAALANRSMNALSGGERQRVLIARALAQEPKVMLLDEPTAFLDIRHQVEFFDLIKTLNREQRLSVLAVTHDVNLAALYCDRIVLLHGGAIHSMGRPGEVITAENIREVYGIEVIVEKNALTGLPQITPLSEEYRAAMSAA, encoded by the coding sequence ATGGCAGTCATCAGGGCCGACCACATGGGGTTTCGATACGGCAGCAACGGCTGGGTTCTCCGGGACATCAGCCTCGAGGTCCAGCAGGGCGATTTCATCGGGATCATCGGGCCCAACGGCTCGGGCAAGACCACCCTGCTGCGGTTGCTCGACGGGCTCCTGATCCCCCAGGAGGGGTGCGTCCATCTCGACGGCATCCCCGTCGGCAGGATGAAGCGCGATGCCGTGGCCCGGACCATCGCCGTCGTGCCACAGGACTCGACGATGGTGTTTCCCTTCACCGTCCACGAGGTCGTCCTGATGGGCAGGGCCCCCCACCTGAGGCGCTGGGAATTCGAGCGGGAGAGGGACCTGCAGATCGTCCGCAGGGCCATGGAGCGGACCGACACGGCCGCCCTCGCGAACCGGAGCATGAACGCCCTGAGCGGCGGCGAACGGCAGAGGGTGCTCATCGCCAGGGCCCTGGCCCAGGAGCCGAAAGTCATGCTGCTGGACGAGCCGACGGCCTTCCTGGATATCCGGCACCAGGTGGAGTTCTTCGACCTGATCAAGACCCTGAACCGCGAGCAGCGGCTCTCCGTCCTTGCCGTGACGCACGACGTCAACCTGGCCGCCCTGTACTGCGACCGGATCGTGTTGCTGCACGGCGGCGCGATCCACAGCATGGGACGGCCGGGGGAGGTCATCACGGCGGAAAACATCCGGGAGGTCTACGGCATCGAGGTGATCGTCGAGAAAAACGCCCTGACAGGCCTGCCGCAGATCACGCCCCTGAGCGAGGAATACCGCGCGGCGATGAGTGCCGCCTGA
- a CDS encoding iron ABC transporter permease — translation MSSPFLIAFLFVPVLAAVFAGSAASPPAVTVPRVLKTCLALTALVVAVSVLSLLAGASDINALLALKALILKGREGLASLDEAERTILFSIRLPRIAFACVIGASLSMAGVVFQALLRNPLAEPYILGISGGAAVGAILGILIGASLVPMGVPGLAFLGALLSVAVVFGIARTGRTLSSNTLLLAGVILNAFFSSVIMLILSSTTLSSDIFSTHRILFWLMGDLGVAEGRDILFSGILFLGGFGVIYSFARALNLMVLGEETAMQLGVNVERTKKILFLAASLATAGAVAASGTIGFVGLIIPHLMRMLLGSDHRLLIPASALFGAAFMVSADTIARTVTAPAELPVGVITALCGAPYFIHLLRKRAV, via the coding sequence ATGTCTTCGCCGTTTCTGATTGCTTTCCTATTCGTCCCGGTGCTGGCCGCCGTCTTCGCCGGCAGCGCAGCATCCCCCCCGGCCGTGACCGTTCCCAGGGTCCTGAAAACCTGCCTGGCCCTGACCGCCCTGGTGGTCGCCGTATCCGTTCTGTCCCTGCTGGCCGGCGCATCGGACATCAACGCCCTCCTTGCCCTGAAGGCGCTTATCCTGAAGGGGAGGGAGGGGCTCGCGTCGCTCGATGAGGCGGAGAGGACGATCCTTTTTTCCATCCGGCTGCCGCGGATCGCCTTCGCCTGCGTCATCGGCGCCTCGCTCTCCATGGCGGGGGTCGTGTTCCAGGCCCTGCTTCGAAACCCCCTGGCCGAGCCTTACATCCTGGGCATTTCGGGGGGCGCGGCGGTCGGCGCCATCCTGGGGATTTTAATCGGCGCATCGCTCGTCCCCATGGGCGTGCCCGGGCTCGCATTCCTCGGGGCGCTCCTTTCCGTCGCCGTCGTCTTCGGGATCGCCCGAACCGGCCGGACGCTCTCGTCCAACACGCTTCTTCTGGCCGGTGTCATCCTGAACGCCTTCTTCTCGTCCGTCATCATGCTGATCCTCAGCAGCACGACGCTCAGCAGCGATATCTTCTCGACGCACCGGATCCTGTTCTGGCTCATGGGGGACCTGGGGGTGGCCGAGGGCCGCGACATCCTGTTCAGCGGTATCCTGTTCCTGGGCGGATTCGGCGTGATCTACTCCTTCGCGCGGGCACTCAACCTGATGGTCCTGGGCGAGGAGACGGCGATGCAGCTCGGGGTCAACGTGGAACGGACGAAGAAAATCCTGTTCCTGGCGGCCTCGCTGGCGACGGCGGGCGCCGTCGCGGCAAGCGGCACGATCGGGTTCGTCGGTCTCATCATCCCGCATCTGATGCGGATGCTCCTGGGTTCGGATCACCGTCTGCTGATCCCCGCCTCCGCCCTCTTCGGGGCGGCGTTCATGGTATCGGCGGACACGATCGCCCGCACGGTCACAGCCCCCGCGGAGCTGCCCGTCGGCGTGATCACCGCCCTCTGCGGGGCGCCCTATTTCATTCATCTCCTGCGCAAGAGGGCGGTTTGA
- a CDS encoding ABC transporter substrate-binding protein has protein sequence MLRRFSLFLLVWGVLCGTASAAPPQRIVSLAPNLTEILYDIGLGPRVVAVTDYCDYPAEARGKPKIGGFSTPSLEAVVAMKPDVVVMTKDGNPPEFGRRLQKLGIRTHLFEARRLEELPQGIRDMGAALDAAQAANRRAERIEKSLRQYETRAKGKADPAIRSVLFIVQPEPPLVVGPGTLIDDIFRLLGLRNLAAEAAVEYPRYSVETIITGAPDMILMGLMGNATREEAERQARGLFRKLEHLEAVRKGRVCYTSDVVFRLGPRIVDGIREIAACTGRL, from the coding sequence GTGCTGAGACGTTTCTCTCTGTTCCTTCTTGTCTGGGGGGTCCTCTGCGGTACGGCGTCCGCGGCGCCGCCGCAGAGGATCGTCTCCCTCGCCCCCAACCTCACGGAGATCCTCTATGACATCGGCCTCGGCCCGCGGGTCGTCGCGGTAACGGATTACTGCGATTACCCCGCAGAGGCGCGGGGCAAGCCGAAAATCGGGGGGTTCTCGACGCCCTCGCTGGAGGCGGTGGTGGCCATGAAGCCTGACGTGGTCGTCATGACGAAGGACGGCAACCCGCCGGAATTCGGCCGCCGCCTGCAGAAGCTCGGCATCCGGACCCACCTGTTCGAGGCGCGACGTCTCGAGGAACTCCCCCAAGGCATCCGGGACATGGGCGCGGCTCTCGATGCCGCGCAGGCGGCGAACAGGCGGGCCGAACGGATCGAGAAATCGCTTCGTCAATATGAGACCCGGGCGAAGGGGAAGGCCGATCCGGCGATCCGCAGCGTCCTGTTCATCGTCCAGCCCGAGCCCCCGCTGGTCGTCGGGCCCGGGACGCTGATCGACGACATCTTCCGGCTGCTCGGCCTGCGGAACCTGGCCGCGGAGGCGGCTGTCGAATACCCGCGCTATTCCGTCGAAACGATCATCACCGGGGCCCCGGACATGATCCTCATGGGGCTCATGGGCAACGCGACCCGTGAGGAGGCCGAACGCCAGGCAAGGGGCCTGTTCAGGAAGCTCGAACACCTGGAGGCCGTCAGGAAGGGACGGGTCTGCTACACGAGCGACGTCGTCTTCCGGCTCGGGCCGAGGATCGTCGACGGCATCCGGGAGATCGCCGCCTGCACGGGCCGGCTCTAG
- a CDS encoding TonB-dependent receptor produces MRRIIQFGVSLLLLCGMSTAASGQAVPPDRGSVRMDEVVVMATRDRQEVRKVPANVTVITAEDIANSGATNLAEVLTGFEGVYVRSTSGNAAQAAVDMRGFGENGFGRTAVTIDGRKINRPDMASVNWLEIPLGEIDRIEISRGAASVLYGDAAIAGTINIVTRRGEGPPKVDVGFIGGSFGSHNERATAKGSVDRFYYAVNGENLHTDGYRDRSKFTSSSGRVNLGYAFSERFDVSLGTTLNRTDYQLPGYLTRAQLEQDRRQAQPGVQNDDARNDSMSTNLLIKTALGEYGRFDLNLIWGTREVTTKWDSFLSYSIVNIDTVGASPKYVLDRKLFGRDNKLTLGVDFYRDQFDKDAYADARFAAKNNTAEIERKSLGGYIRNDFSVLPELILTLGARMERVEIDGKFTDLLAAATVFDSEKIHKGEAYEAALTYLFGERSKAFVKYGRVFRIPFLDEQASYYGFGTDAFYTDLEKETGNSYEAGVVLYPMKDLKLAATVYRIDMEDEIKYVLDPVTFIGRNVNLDKTRHDGLELSMAYELKKWFRLTANYTLQDVTFRAGANAGKDVPLVPAHMANGALEIFLPWNLTLRPEIRYVGSQYLGQDDDNSSPKLDSYTLYNLYLTWKPTFAGYRLTAFAGVENIGDEKFSSYAFESPWLPGGAAFYPVAGISYRAGLTLHF; encoded by the coding sequence ATGAGGAGGATCATTCAGTTCGGGGTCTCTTTGCTTCTGCTCTGCGGGATGAGCACTGCCGCTTCCGGCCAGGCGGTGCCGCCCGACAGAGGGTCCGTCCGGATGGACGAGGTGGTCGTCATGGCGACCCGGGACCGGCAGGAAGTCCGCAAGGTGCCCGCCAACGTCACGGTCATCACCGCCGAGGACATCGCCAATTCCGGGGCGACGAACCTGGCCGAGGTTCTCACCGGCTTCGAGGGCGTCTACGTGCGAAGCACGAGCGGCAACGCGGCCCAGGCGGCCGTCGACATGCGCGGCTTCGGCGAGAACGGGTTCGGCCGGACGGCGGTCACGATCGACGGCAGGAAGATCAACCGGCCCGACATGGCCTCCGTCAACTGGCTGGAAATCCCCCTGGGCGAGATCGACCGGATCGAGATCTCCCGTGGGGCTGCGAGCGTCCTCTACGGCGATGCGGCCATCGCCGGGACGATCAACATCGTCACCCGGCGGGGCGAGGGGCCGCCGAAGGTGGATGTCGGGTTCATCGGCGGCAGTTTCGGCTCCCACAACGAGCGGGCGACGGCGAAGGGATCGGTTGACAGGTTCTACTATGCCGTCAACGGCGAGAACCTGCACACCGACGGATACCGGGACCGCTCCAAGTTCACCTCCAGCAGCGGCCGGGTCAATCTCGGCTACGCCTTCAGCGAGCGGTTCGACGTGTCGCTCGGCACGACCCTCAACCGGACCGACTACCAGCTGCCCGGATATCTCACCCGGGCCCAGCTCGAGCAGGACCGCCGCCAGGCACAGCCCGGGGTGCAGAACGACGACGCCCGCAACGACTCGATGAGCACGAACCTCCTCATCAAGACGGCCCTGGGAGAGTACGGCCGGTTCGATCTCAACCTGATCTGGGGCACCCGCGAGGTGACCACGAAGTGGGATTCCTTCCTGTCCTACTCGATCGTGAACATCGACACCGTCGGCGCCTCGCCGAAATACGTCCTCGACAGAAAGCTCTTCGGCCGCGACAACAAGCTCACGCTCGGCGTCGACTTCTACCGCGATCAGTTCGACAAGGACGCCTACGCCGATGCCCGGTTCGCCGCGAAGAACAACACGGCGGAGATCGAGAGAAAATCGCTGGGCGGCTACATCCGGAACGATTTCAGCGTCCTGCCGGAGTTGATCCTGACCCTCGGGGCCCGCATGGAGCGGGTCGAGATCGACGGCAAATTCACGGACCTTCTCGCCGCGGCGACCGTCTTCGACTCGGAGAAGATCCACAAGGGCGAGGCCTACGAGGCGGCGCTGACCTATCTGTTCGGCGAGCGCTCCAAGGCCTTCGTCAAGTACGGACGGGTCTTCCGGATCCCCTTCCTCGATGAGCAGGCCTCCTACTATGGCTTCGGGACGGACGCCTTCTACACGGACCTCGAGAAGGAGACGGGAAACAGCTACGAGGCGGGCGTCGTCCTGTATCCGATGAAGGACCTGAAGCTGGCGGCGACCGTCTACCGCATCGACATGGAGGACGAAATCAAGTACGTCCTCGACCCGGTCACGTTCATCGGCAGAAACGTGAACCTGGACAAGACGCGCCACGACGGCCTTGAGCTGTCGATGGCCTACGAGCTGAAGAAATGGTTCCGCCTCACGGCGAACTACACCCTGCAGGACGTCACGTTCCGCGCGGGGGCCAACGCGGGCAAGGATGTGCCCCTCGTCCCGGCGCACATGGCCAACGGCGCCCTCGAGATCTTCCTGCCCTGGAACCTGACCCTGAGGCCCGAGATCCGCTACGTCGGCAGCCAGTATCTCGGCCAGGACGACGACAACAGCTCTCCGAAGCTCGACAGCTACACGCTCTACAACCTGTACCTGACGTGGAAGCCGACCTTCGCCGGGTACCGGCTCACCGCCTTTGCCGGCGTCGAGAACATCGGGGACGAGAAATTCTCTTCCTACGCTTTCGAATCGCCCTGGCTGCCCGGGGGTGCGGCGTTCTACCCGGTCGCCGGCATCAGTTACCGGGCGGGGCTGACGCTACATTTCTAA
- the cobU gene encoding bifunctional adenosylcobinamide kinase/adenosylcobinamide-phosphate guanylyltransferase, protein MGQVILVTGGGRSGKSTFAQKLAESMNGKRTFIATCPVIDDEMAERVRKHREARASASWETIEEPTALASALRRGGGRDVCLVDCLTLWLNNLLYEAGKEGRDLTEEEIARRCGEILGACRERPGAVIFVTNEVGLGIIPDNPLARKYRDLAGRCNQVIAAGADTVVLMVSGIPITIKGRL, encoded by the coding sequence ATGGGCCAAGTGATCCTTGTCACCGGCGGCGGGCGAAGCGGAAAAAGCACCTTCGCCCAAAAGCTGGCCGAGTCGATGAACGGAAAAAGGACCTTTATCGCCACCTGCCCCGTCATCGACGACGAGATGGCCGAGCGGGTGCGAAAGCACCGCGAGGCCCGGGCATCGGCGTCCTGGGAGACGATCGAGGAGCCGACCGCGCTGGCTTCTGCGCTCCGGCGCGGCGGCGGCCGTGATGTCTGCCTGGTGGACTGCCTGACGCTCTGGCTCAACAACCTCCTGTACGAGGCCGGGAAAGAGGGGCGCGACCTCACCGAGGAGGAGATCGCCCGGCGCTGCGGGGAGATTCTCGGTGCCTGCCGGGAAAGGCCGGGCGCCGTCATCTTCGTCACCAACGAGGTGGGACTGGGCATCATCCCCGACAACCCCCTGGCCCGGAAATACCGCGACTTGGCCGGCCGGTGCAACCAGGTCATCGCGGCCGGAGCCGACACGGTGGTGCTGATGGTCTCGGGGATCCCGATAACGATCAAGGGACGCCTATAA
- the aroF gene encoding 3-deoxy-7-phosphoheptulonate synthase, translating into MIIVMKKNATDGQIDRVVEWIESVGYRAHLSRGTEKTIIGAVGDARGREQIKSVAHLPGVESVVPILKPYKLASREFREEDTVVRVGGVEIGNGTFTVMAGPCAVETEEQLMESAWVAKKAGAHILRGGAFKPRTSPYSFQGLEEEGLKLLKKVRERTGLPVVTEVVNPADVDLVEAYADILQIGARNVQNFALLKRVGQARKPALLKRGMMTTIEELLMSAEYILSEGNSDVILCERGIRTFETATRNTLDLSAVVVLKQLSHLPVIVDPSHAAGHWKYVIPLARAAVAVGADGIIVEIHPEPEKAVCDGMQSLKPEKFYQLMEGLVILEKAMRDVRGEA; encoded by the coding sequence ATGATCATCGTGATGAAGAAAAACGCAACGGACGGGCAGATCGACCGGGTCGTCGAGTGGATTGAATCGGTCGGCTACCGTGCCCACCTGTCCCGCGGGACGGAAAAAACGATCATCGGCGCCGTGGGGGATGCCCGCGGGCGCGAGCAGATCAAGTCCGTCGCCCACCTGCCGGGCGTGGAAAGCGTCGTTCCCATCCTCAAGCCCTACAAGCTCGCCAGCCGCGAGTTCCGGGAGGAAGACACGGTCGTCCGCGTGGGCGGCGTGGAAATCGGCAACGGCACCTTCACCGTCATGGCGGGGCCCTGCGCCGTCGAGACGGAGGAGCAGCTCATGGAATCGGCCTGGGTGGCAAAGAAGGCGGGCGCCCACATCCTGCGCGGCGGCGCCTTCAAGCCCCGCACCTCGCCCTACAGCTTCCAGGGCCTCGAGGAAGAGGGCCTCAAGCTTCTCAAGAAGGTCCGCGAGCGCACGGGGCTCCCCGTGGTGACGGAGGTGGTCAACCCCGCCGACGTGGACCTCGTGGAGGCCTACGCCGACATCCTCCAGATCGGCGCCCGCAACGTCCAGAACTTCGCCCTGCTGAAGCGGGTCGGGCAGGCCCGCAAGCCGGCCCTTCTCAAGCGCGGCATGATGACGACCATCGAGGAGCTTCTCATGTCGGCCGAGTACATCCTCTCCGAGGGCAACTCCGACGTGATACTCTGTGAGCGCGGGATCCGCACCTTCGAGACGGCCACGCGCAACACGCTGGACCTCTCGGCCGTCGTCGTCCTCAAGCAGCTCTCCCACCTGCCCGTGATCGTGGACCCGAGCCACGCGGCGGGCCACTGGAAGTACGTGATTCCCCTGGCCCGGGCGGCCGTGGCCGTCGGCGCCGACGGGATCATCGTCGAGATCCACCCCGAGCCCGAGAAGGCCGTCTGCGACGGGATGCAGTCCCTCAAGCCCGAGAAGTTCTACCAGCTCATGGAGGGCCTGGTCATTCTCGAAAAGGCCATGCGTGACGTGAGGGGCGAGGCATGA
- the aroB gene encoding 3-dehydroquinate synthase, whose protein sequence is MNRIRVNLDRRLSASYDIHIGRGILDRMALILAKGNWAGRWFVVTDETVDGLHGERVLSALAGAGLAAERLTIPPGEGAKTVATCLGLAAQLLERGADRASGLIALGGGVVGDVTGFLASIYMRGIACVQVPTTLLAQVDSSIGGKTGVDTGDGKNLLGTFCQPKAVFIDLSFLETLPAREFTSGLAEIVKYGIIEDPDLLATLEENAAALQGRDPALLERVVSSSCRIKKGIVEVDETEKGLRRILNFGHTVGHAVEAESGYAVSHGEAVAMGMAAAAAISERLRYLSAEDRARIEGAIERVGLPRRIPRELDAGRILARMEKDKKKVNGRIHFVLLKKPGMPFVNGGVPLDTVRETVEAMRS, encoded by the coding sequence ATGAACCGGATCCGCGTGAACCTCGACAGGCGCCTGAGCGCAAGCTACGACATCCACATCGGCCGCGGCATCCTCGACCGCATGGCGCTCATCCTCGCCAAGGGCAACTGGGCGGGGCGATGGTTCGTCGTCACCGACGAGACCGTGGACGGGCTGCACGGGGAGCGCGTGCTGTCGGCGCTGGCCGGCGCGGGGCTCGCGGCCGAGCGCCTGACGATTCCCCCCGGCGAGGGGGCCAAGACCGTCGCGACCTGCCTCGGGCTCGCGGCGCAGCTGCTGGAACGGGGCGCCGACCGGGCCTCGGGGCTCATCGCCCTGGGCGGCGGCGTGGTGGGGGACGTGACGGGGTTTCTCGCCTCCATCTACATGCGGGGCATCGCCTGCGTGCAGGTCCCCACGACGCTGCTGGCGCAGGTGGACAGCTCGATCGGGGGCAAGACCGGCGTGGACACCGGGGACGGGAAGAACCTGCTCGGGACCTTTTGCCAGCCCAAGGCCGTGTTCATCGACCTGTCCTTTCTCGAGACCCTGCCGGCGAGGGAGTTCACGAGCGGCCTGGCCGAAATCGTCAAGTACGGGATCATCGAGGACCCGGACCTGCTTGCGACCCTCGAGGAGAACGCCGCAGCCCTGCAGGGGCGGGACCCCGCCCTCCTGGAGCGGGTCGTGTCCTCGTCGTGCCGCATCAAGAAGGGCATCGTCGAGGTCGACGAGACGGAGAAAGGGCTGCGCCGCATCCTCAACTTCGGCCACACCGTCGGCCACGCCGTCGAGGCGGAATCGGGGTACGCCGTCTCCCACGGAGAGGCCGTGGCGATGGGCATGGCCGCCGCGGCGGCGATCTCGGAGCGCCTGCGCTACCTCAGCGCCGAGGACCGGGCGCGCATCGAGGGGGCCATCGAGCGCGTGGGCCTGCCGCGCCGCATCCCCCGGGAGCTCGACGCGGGCAGGATCCTTGCACGGATGGAGAAGGACAAGAAGAAGGTGAACGGGCGGATCCACTTCGTCCTGCTCAAGAAACCCGGCATGCCCTTCGTCAACGGAGGCGTGCCGCTCGACACGGTGCGGGAGACGGTCGAGGCGATGCGGTCATGA
- the pheA gene encoding prephenate dehydratase yields MKRRDIEHIRRGIRDTDRRLVMLLNDRARLSVEMGRIKADAGLGVFDPVQERRVLDGVASLGEGPLSAEALRNIWREILSASRALQAPLAVACLGPEGSFAHLAALERFGRSTRMAPQVTIGAVFDAVEKQRCNLGVVPLENSVEGPVRTTLERLISTPLSIRGEICLRISHCLLAKVPRGRIRRVYSHPQALAQCRQWLARHLPLAVPVETESTSAAVLQARGDRQGAAIASRLASEIHGLPVVEAGIEDHPANTTRFIVIGTGSNGPTGRDKTSVLFSTQHRPGALHAALGPFAAAGINLLRIESHPARDRMWQYLFFVDLEGHAEDRAVRDSLRKLRRKTAFLKVLGSYPREVEPS; encoded by the coding sequence ATGAAACGAAGGGACATCGAACACATCCGGCGCGGGATCCGGGACACGGACCGACGGCTCGTGATGCTCCTGAACGACCGGGCCCGGCTCTCCGTCGAGATGGGCCGGATCAAGGCCGACGCCGGGCTCGGCGTCTTCGACCCGGTGCAGGAGCGCAGGGTCCTCGATGGGGTCGCGTCACTGGGCGAGGGACCGCTGTCCGCGGAAGCCCTGCGGAACATCTGGCGCGAGATCCTGTCGGCCTCGCGCGCCCTGCAGGCGCCCCTCGCGGTGGCCTGCCTGGGCCCGGAGGGGTCCTTCGCCCACCTGGCGGCCCTCGAGCGCTTCGGGCGGAGCACGCGCATGGCGCCGCAGGTGACGATCGGCGCCGTCTTCGACGCGGTGGAGAAACAGCGGTGCAACCTGGGTGTCGTCCCCCTGGAGAACTCCGTGGAGGGGCCCGTGCGGACCACCCTCGAGCGGCTCATCTCGACGCCCCTCTCGATCCGCGGCGAGATCTGCCTGCGCATCTCCCATTGCCTGCTGGCAAAGGTGCCCCGCGGGAGGATCCGCAGGGTCTACTCTCACCCCCAGGCGCTGGCCCAGTGCCGGCAGTGGCTGGCGCGGCACCTGCCCCTGGCCGTCCCCGTCGAGACGGAGAGCACCTCGGCGGCCGTGCTGCAGGCGCGCGGCGACCGGCAGGGGGCGGCCATCGCGAGCCGCCTGGCCTCGGAAATCCACGGTCTTCCCGTCGTCGAGGCGGGCATCGAGGACCACCCGGCCAACACGACGCGCTTCATCGTCATCGGGACGGGCTCCAACGGGCCGACGGGCCGGGACAAGACTTCCGTCCTCTTCTCGACGCAGCACCGGCCCGGGGCGCTGCACGCGGCCCTGGGGCCCTTCGCGGCGGCGGGGATCAACCTGCTGCGCATCGAGTCCCACCCGGCGCGGGACCGGATGTGGCAGTACCTGTTCTTCGTCGACCTCGAGGGGCACGCGGAGGACCGGGCCGTGAGGGACAGCCTGCGCAAGCTCAGGCGCAAGACGGCCTTTTTGAAGGTGCTGGGGTCGTACCCCCGGGAGGTGGAGCCCTCATGA